Proteins co-encoded in one Callospermophilus lateralis isolate mCalLat2 chromosome 2, mCalLat2.hap1, whole genome shotgun sequence genomic window:
- the LOC143391782 gene encoding olfactory receptor 5AL1-like — protein sequence MANGNHSSVSEFILSGLTDNPELQIILFGVFLVVYLASVMGNLGLIVLIQISPQLHTPMYFFLSHLAFVDFCFTSSATPNMLVNLLRKVKSIAFFACAIQVCCFITFVVCELYLLSIMAYDRYVAICKPLLYVILMPRKLCMQMVASTYIYGFAVGLAQTVATFHLSFCDANVLNHFYCDDVPLMALACSDTHIKELMLLTIAGFNTLCSLMVLIISYAFILFAILRISSAEGRQKAFSTCASHLTSITIFYGTIIFMYLQPKSSHSLNTDQFASVFYIVIIPMLNPLIYSLRNKEVKSALKRMIEKLCLVIK from the coding sequence ATGGCTAATGGTAATCACTCATCAGTGTCTGAATTTATCCTCTCAGGGCTCACGGATAATCCAGAACTTCAAATCATCCTCTTTGGTGTATTCCTAGTCGTTTACTTAGCTAGTGTCATGGGCAATCTTGGACTGATTGTGCTAATCCAAATCAGTCCTCAGCTTCACACacccatgtattttttcctcagCCATCTGGCTTTTGTTGACTTTTGCTTCACCTCCTCTGCCACCCCCAACATGCTGGTGAATCTCCTGCGTAAAGTTAAAAGTATAGCGTTCTTTGCATGTGCCATTCAGGTCTGCTGCTTCATCACATTTGTAGTCTGTGAACTATACTTGCTGTCAATCATGGCATATGATCGGTACGTGGCTATCTGTAAGCCTTTACTTTACGTCATTCTCATGCCTAGGAAACTCTGTATGCAAATGGTTGCTAGCACATACATCTATGGATTCGCGGTGGGTCTTGCACAGACAGTAGCAACATTCCACTTGTCTTTCTGTGACGCCAATGTGCTCAATCACTTCTACTGTGATGATGTCCCCTTAATGGCTCTGGCTTGTTCTGACACTCATATCAAAGAGCTAATGCTCTTAACCATCGCTGGTTTCAATACCTTATGCTCTCTAATGGTTTTGATCATTTCTTATGCCTTTATCCTCTTTGCCATCCTGAGGATTAGTTCAGCTGAAGGAAGACAGAAGGCATTCTCTACCTGTGCATCCCACCTGACCTCCATCACAATATTTTATGGGACAATTATTTTTATGTACCTGCAGCCTAAGTCAAGCCATTCTCTGAACACAGATCAATTTGCTTCGGTGTTTTATATAGTAATAATTCCGATGTTAAACCCATTGATCTACAGCTTGAGAAATAAGGAAGTAAAGAGTGCTCTGAAAAGAATGATAGAAAAGTTGTGTTTGGTTATCAAATAA
- the Or8u3 gene encoding olfactory receptor 8U3, with the protein MAEVNISYVTEFILKGITDRPELQVPCFLVFLVIYLVTVLGNLGLIALIRIDARLHTPMYYFLSHLAFVDLCYSSAITPKMMVNFVVQHNIISFHACATQLGCFLTFMITECFLLSSMAYDRYVAICSPLHYSTLMSKRVCIQLVAVPYGYSFLVALFHTIITFRLTYCGPNVINHFYCDDLPLLALSCSDTHVKEILIFAFAGFDMICSSSIVLTSYLFIIAAILRIRSTQGRRKAISTCGSHMVAVTIFYGTLIFMYLQPKSNHSLDTDKMASVFYTVVIPMLNPLIYSLRNKEVKDASKKALDKGWETLKILKLIK; encoded by the coding sequence ATGGCTGAAGTTAACATCTCCTATGTCACTGAATTTATTCTCAAGGGAATTACAGACCGGCCAGAGCTTCAGGTCCCATGCTTCCTGGTGTTTTTAGTTATCTATCTGGTCACAGTGCTGGGCAACCTTGGACTGATTGCCTTAATCAGGATCGATGCTCGCCTCCACACACCCATGTACTATTTCCTCAGTCACTTGGCCTTTGTCGACCTTTGTTACTCCTCTGCAATTACGCCAAAGATGATGGTGAATTTTGTTGTGCAACACAACATTATCTCTTTCCACGCTTGTGCAACACAGCTGGGCTGTTTTCTCACTTTCATGATCACTGAGTGTTTCCTTCTGTCCtccatggcctatgaccgctatgtCGCCATCTGCAGCCCTCTGCATTACTCCACACTGATGTCAAAAAGAGTCTGCATCCAGTTAGTGGCGGTCCCTTATGGGTACAGCTTTCTGGTTGCCCTCTTCCACACCATTATCACTTTCCGTCTGACTTACTGTGGCCCCAATGTAATTAACCATTTCTACTGTGATGACCTCCCCCTCCTCGCTCTGTCCTGCTCAGACACACACGTGAAGGAAATTCTGATTTTTGCTTTTGCTGGCTTTGATATGATCTGCTCTTCCTCCATCGtcctcacctcctacctcttCATCATTGCCGCCATCTTAAGGATCCGTTCCACACAGGGACGTCGCAAGGCCATCTCCACCTGTGGCTCTCACATGGTGGCTGTTACTATTTTCTATGGCACGCTGATCTTTATGTATCTGCAGCCCAAGTCAAACCACTCTTTGGACACAGACAAAATGGCCTCTGTGTTTTACACTGTGGTGATCCCCATGTTGAACCCCCTGATCTACAGTCTCAGgaacaaagaggtgaaagatgccTCCAAGAAAGCCTTGGATAAAGGCTGGGAaaccttaaaaatattaaaattaataaaatag